The following coding sequences lie in one Benincasa hispida cultivar B227 chromosome 6, ASM972705v1, whole genome shotgun sequence genomic window:
- the LOC120080404 gene encoding UBX domain-containing protein 1-like, which produces MAFLEVKQRLLSEIESLGFPRDRVVRALHSTGNVSFEAAINWLLDHENDPDIDEMPPVAVDIDIESPEPFHITEEMRRKAKELRDQIEKGKEIEEKKLERKREKDRIRASKELQEAKRIAEEIERKRNIDSKQAEKEEEKRARERVLQKLEQDKIERKRNRGMPSEGSESLATKATTTGAGEKDELKSKNSLPATSVSKAVSMRECLRSLRHHHKDDSDKVRIAYQTLFIYVRNVAKNPDEERFRKIRLSNSLFQERVGSLKGGIEFLELCGFQRGGDFLYLPRDKVDPEALITAGSLLKSALTNPFFGVL; this is translated from the exons ATGGCTTTTCTAGAGGTGAAGCAGAGACTTCTGAGCGAGATTGAATCTCTAGGATTCCCGAGGGATCGAGTTGTCCGAGCACTTCATAGTACCG GCAATGTCAGCTTTGAAGCTGCAATTAATTGGCTTCTTGATCATGAGAATGACCCAGATATAGATGAAATGCCCCCG GTAGCAGTAGACATTGATATTGAATCTCCTGAACCATTTCATATCACAGAGgaaatgagaagaaaagctaAGGAACTAAG GGATCAAAtagagaaaggaaaggaaatagaagaaaagaagTTAGAAAGAAAAAGGGAGAAG GATAGAATCCGTGCCAGTAAAGAACTACAAGAAGCAAAAAGAATTGCAGAAGAAATTGAAAGGAAACG TAATATAGATTCTAAGCAAGCTGAGAAAGAGGAGGAGAAAAGAGCAAGGGAAAGAGTTTTACAAAAACTTGAACAAGATAAG ATTGAAAGAAAGAGGAATCGTGGAATGCCCTCTGAAGGGTCTGAAAGCCTTGCTACAAAAGCTACTACAACCGGAGCAGGGGAAAAGGATGAACTTAAATCAAAGAATTCTCTGCCAGCAACTTCAGTTAGTAAAGCAGTCTCTATGAGAGAATGCTTAAGGTCTCTTAGGCACCATCATAAG GATGATTCTGACAAAGTAAGAATTGCCTACCAAACCCTCTTCATCTATGTCAGAAATGTAGCCAAAAATCCTGATGAGGAAAGGTTTAGGAAGATTCGACTCAGTAATTCTTTGTTCCAG GAGAGAGTTGGGAGTTTGAAAGGAGGGATTGAGTTTCTCGAGCTTTGCGGCTTTCAGAGAGGAGGAGACTTTCTGTATCTTCCCCGTGATAAAGTCGACCCGGAGGCTTTAATCACTGCTGGATCGCTGTTGAAATCTGCATTGACAAATCCCTTTTTTGGTGTTCTATAA